TTTACTTCCATTTCGACAATTTGATGATAGAGATTAGTGTATTGCCTGCATAGTTCTTTGTAAATTTGCACTGCTATCAATTAAGTCGCGAATGAAATTTTTAGTTCAGGTACTACCTGAACTTTATTTCAAATAAATAAGGCCATTGCTTCCCCGTTACCAAAAAACTTCCCCTCGCACTATCATACGCAATTCCATTCAACACATCTTCATTCGGATCCGGCAACAACGCAGGCTTATACACCTTTCCTCCATGCGCAAAAATATCAGTCAGGTCCGCCTTGGCTACCACCTTCCCGGTTTCAGCATTTATCTTCAATATATTATTCGTCAAAAATTGATTGGAATAAATAAACCCATCCACATATTCCAGTTCATTAATATTATTCACCGGGCCATTCTCATCTGTCACAGGCAGCTTCTTTTGCACCTGCAGCGTATTCGGATCCAGGTATTGCAGTTCTGAAGTACCCGTACTTGCTATCAGGCTCTTCCCATCATGCGTAAGTGACCAACCCTCTCCAGGCCATGGATACTCCGCAATCTTTTTAAAATCCTTCAGGTCGTAAACGAATACCTTGTTACTACGATAGGTGAGCTGGTAAATCTTGTTATCAAAAATCACAATACCCTCCCCAAAAACAGCCTTATCAATATAATGCTCCCTTACCGCCTTACCGG
This window of the Chitinophaga sancti genome carries:
- a CDS encoding glutaminyl-peptide cyclotransferase, with protein sequence MKKHVLTGLAIALIFTACNNNNKPQEGSSSVVTSPAFMEYSVVNVFPHDTSSYTEGLLVHNNELYESTGREGFSKIAQVDLSTGKAVREHYIDKAVFGEGIVIFDNKIYQLTYRSNKVFVYDLKDFKKIAEYPWPGEGWSLTHDGKSLIASTGTSELQYLDPNTLQVQKKLPVTDENGPVNNINELEYVDGFIYSNQFLTNNILKINAETGKVVAKADLTDIFAHGGKVYKPALLPDPNEDVLNGIAYDSARGSFLVTGKQWPYLFEIKFR